A section of the Agarivorans litoreus genome encodes:
- the pulA gene encoding pullulanase-type alpha-1,6-glucosidase — MDIKISRLAKLTMPFVVAVAITACGSSKTEIVPEVQEPSVSVPEVVETDPVIVLPGAAPAPSAEQFGFSYVAEVANGASAQVALSARATEYNAWVLQCADSSYTAEGNDDFGPSWLINVSELDTCTDFKVLDENLEEKASFTASASLAGKNVGIAEGSSDLIEGSRGDLLLTGQGLPQAGTDVVLPEVEAPGDHEAASSGQIALQIYDPMGDFADDYDSMNLHLWKDGCDNSPLSDSILNNGWDDVSVTPDTSDEFGPVWYLPIDADEGCFNVIFRTNENKDKLIGDDLRIDVATMGENRSITFMPSNSTQFASRDVAFEEAGPSAGFEVNTIGAIMLDDKTIAWRGGDGASMVQLMFTHDGEFSVSDGVVSGSSIVLSGSTLSDEQKAKFPHLANYPAFSLPSLPESISLSDILKGSVVAIASDEAGEMRSVTAVQYAGALDALYAEAATELEFGAVVGADQTTFRIWAPTATNVELVLYNNDKTERERIPMVEDKASGSWSVSSANGDVDRSYYRYALTVFNPSKQKVYGYEVTDPYSLSLSMNSLYSQVVDLDADDLKPAGWDSLEAPHSQLGSDLSDMIIYEAHVRDFSSLDVSTENKGKYLAFTEEGTVPTEHLKSLSEAGLTHLHLMPVFDLATINEDPAKVANIDDAFSKLCSVNPAVNESEFSSYCGSGQTLAEVFAELSDEDGIESPKVQALNEYVRGVDSYNWGYDPYHFNVPEGSYSTNAEGTARILEFREMVKSVKETLGLNVVVDVVYNHTNASGLNDKSVLDKVVPLYYQRLVPDTGMVETSTCCDNTAPEHAMYAKFIDDSLELWTEQYKIDAYRWDLMGHHPLEQMIGTLEAARAVNPEVYFYGEGWNFGEVQDDRRFVQATQKNLGGTGIGSFSDRLRDAVRGGSPFDEADGIRAAQGFGNGAYVLPNELVSLEGEANEDGQTPGDIEKARALHQADLTRLGMAANLSDFLMMTKDDVAMYGSSVDYNGQEAGYAEEPWEIQNYVSKHDNQTLWDINMYKVSHEASAEDRVKMQGVALSTVMLGQAIPFTHMGVELLRSKSMQRDSYDYGDWYNKVDFTLADNNWDKGLPAADKDQANYATIAGVLTDKAQPAAIDMMNSVDVYKELLRLRKASPLMTLPSGQEIIDRVDFRNVGSSQTPGLIVMTIDNGLTQETDLDANLDGIVVIVNATPESQMVNNFIDGEGAPIVLANLELSDAHSDANSIAGDASFADGKFTVPAWSSAVFNMVRDGERGMGLPQSDKGDVPPMGLAKVYVAGGMNGWTVDGTEASYSGDGIYSADVALLESQEYKFTLGDWGLANWGCGASNCAVNFTQAGYYTLSLDATDSANPVVQEEVLKEAFADIAMHMPGSLNEWSHNAQSSMTYVNGASYTITFTTDSAVSFKITGSTWGTYEHGYADVNVAEGSLALADDSGNIQFTPAAAGTYVLTFDLVSKNISVNLQQ, encoded by the coding sequence ATGGATATAAAAATTAGTAGGCTAGCTAAGCTTACCATGCCATTCGTAGTAGCAGTTGCAATTACAGCTTGTGGCAGTAGCAAAACAGAAATTGTACCGGAGGTACAAGAGCCTTCGGTTTCAGTGCCAGAAGTAGTTGAAACTGATCCCGTAATTGTTTTACCTGGTGCAGCACCTGCACCTTCAGCGGAACAGTTTGGATTTAGTTACGTGGCCGAAGTTGCTAATGGAGCTTCAGCCCAAGTAGCACTTAGTGCCCGAGCGACAGAATATAATGCTTGGGTTTTGCAATGTGCTGATAGCTCTTATACAGCGGAAGGAAATGATGACTTTGGTCCTTCTTGGCTTATTAATGTAAGTGAGCTTGATACATGTACGGATTTCAAAGTTCTTGACGAGAATCTAGAAGAAAAGGCCTCATTTACTGCTAGCGCAAGCTTAGCGGGTAAAAACGTTGGTATTGCAGAAGGAAGCAGTGACCTGATTGAGGGCTCAAGAGGCGATTTATTGTTAACTGGTCAAGGCCTGCCTCAAGCTGGTACTGATGTTGTATTACCTGAAGTAGAGGCTCCAGGAGATCATGAAGCTGCAAGTAGCGGTCAAATAGCATTACAGATTTATGATCCAATGGGTGATTTTGCAGATGATTATGACTCAATGAACCTTCATCTTTGGAAAGATGGATGTGATAATTCTCCGTTAAGTGACAGCATTCTAAATAACGGGTGGGATGATGTAAGTGTTACCCCTGATACTTCAGATGAGTTCGGTCCTGTATGGTATTTACCTATTGATGCCGACGAAGGCTGCTTCAATGTTATTTTCCGTACTAACGAAAACAAAGATAAGTTAATTGGCGATGACCTAAGAATTGATGTCGCTACAATGGGCGAAAATCGTTCAATTACCTTTATGCCTAGTAACAGTACTCAGTTTGCTAGTCGAGATGTTGCATTTGAAGAAGCGGGTCCTTCTGCTGGATTTGAGGTCAATACTATTGGTGCAATCATGCTAGATGATAAGACCATCGCCTGGAGAGGTGGTGATGGAGCATCTATGGTTCAGTTGATGTTTACCCATGATGGCGAATTCTCTGTTTCCGATGGTGTAGTTAGTGGGTCATCGATAGTTTTGTCTGGTAGCACCTTATCTGATGAACAGAAAGCGAAATTTCCACATTTAGCTAATTACCCAGCATTCAGCTTACCAAGCCTTCCTGAGTCAATTTCTTTATCAGATATATTAAAAGGCAGCGTTGTTGCCATAGCTTCTGATGAAGCTGGTGAAATGCGTTCTGTTACGGCTGTTCAATATGCGGGAGCTCTAGATGCATTGTATGCTGAAGCAGCTACTGAACTAGAATTTGGTGCGGTTGTTGGAGCAGATCAAACAACTTTCCGAATTTGGGCTCCGACGGCGACAAATGTTGAGTTAGTTTTATATAACAATGACAAAACAGAACGTGAACGCATCCCAATGGTTGAGGATAAAGCTTCAGGTAGTTGGAGTGTAAGCTCAGCTAATGGAGATGTAGATCGTAGCTATTACCGTTACGCTTTAACTGTTTTTAACCCAAGTAAGCAAAAAGTTTATGGTTATGAGGTTACTGACCCTTATTCGCTAAGTTTGTCGATGAACTCTTTATACAGCCAAGTTGTAGATTTAGATGCCGATGATCTAAAACCAGCAGGATGGGATTCTTTAGAAGCTCCGCATTCTCAGTTGGGTAGTGATTTGTCCGATATGATTATTTATGAAGCTCACGTACGAGACTTTTCTTCATTAGATGTTAGTACTGAAAATAAAGGTAAGTACTTAGCATTCACTGAAGAAGGTACTGTACCAACCGAGCATTTGAAATCACTGAGTGAGGCAGGACTAACACATTTACATTTAATGCCGGTATTTGACCTAGCAACAATTAACGAAGATCCTGCAAAAGTTGCAAATATCGATGATGCCTTTAGTAAGTTGTGTTCTGTTAACCCAGCAGTAAATGAGTCAGAATTTTCTTCTTATTGTGGTAGCGGACAAACTTTAGCCGAAGTATTTGCTGAGTTAAGCGATGAAGACGGAATAGAGTCGCCAAAAGTTCAAGCTCTTAATGAGTACGTTCGTGGTGTAGATAGCTATAACTGGGGCTATGATCCTTATCATTTCAACGTGCCAGAAGGCTCTTACTCAACCAACGCGGAAGGCACAGCTCGTATTTTAGAATTCCGTGAAATGGTTAAGTCGGTTAAAGAAACACTCGGGTTAAATGTAGTTGTAGACGTGGTGTATAACCATACTAATGCATCTGGTCTAAATGATAAGTCGGTTCTAGATAAAGTAGTTCCTCTTTATTATCAGCGCTTAGTTCCTGACACTGGCATGGTCGAAACTTCGACATGTTGTGACAATACTGCTCCTGAGCATGCAATGTACGCCAAGTTTATTGATGATTCTCTTGAGCTTTGGACAGAGCAATACAAAATCGACGCATATCGTTGGGACTTAATGGGGCACCATCCTTTAGAGCAAATGATTGGTACATTAGAGGCTGCTAGAGCTGTTAATCCAGAAGTTTACTTTTACGGTGAAGGTTGGAACTTCGGTGAAGTTCAAGATGACCGCCGTTTCGTTCAAGCTACTCAGAAAAATTTGGGCGGCACTGGTATAGGGTCTTTCTCTGACCGTTTACGTGATGCGGTTCGAGGCGGTAGCCCATTTGATGAAGCTGACGGTATCAGAGCTGCTCAGGGCTTTGGTAATGGAGCTTATGTGTTGCCAAATGAATTAGTTTCCTTAGAAGGTGAAGCTAATGAAGATGGTCAAACTCCAGGTGATATTGAAAAGGCTAGAGCGTTACATCAAGCAGATTTAACTCGTTTGGGAATGGCGGCTAACCTTAGCGATTTCTTGATGATGACTAAAGATGATGTAGCCATGTACGGCAGCAGTGTTGATTATAATGGTCAAGAAGCTGGTTACGCTGAAGAACCTTGGGAAATACAAAACTATGTATCAAAGCATGATAACCAAACGCTTTGGGACATTAACATGTACAAAGTGTCACATGAAGCTAGCGCTGAAGACCGCGTTAAAATGCAGGGGGTAGCTTTATCAACAGTGATGCTAGGTCAAGCTATTCCATTTACTCACATGGGTGTTGAGTTGCTACGTTCTAAATCTATGCAGCGGGATTCATATGATTATGGCGATTGGTATAACAAGGTTGACTTTACTTTAGCGGACAACAACTGGGATAAAGGTCTACCTGCAGCAGACAAAGATCAGGCTAACTATGCCACTATCGCTGGTGTGTTAACTGATAAAGCGCAACCTGCAGCAATTGACATGATGAACTCTGTTGATGTTTACAAAGAGTTGCTTCGTTTACGTAAAGCTTCACCTTTGATGACGCTACCTAGTGGTCAAGAAATCATTGACCGAGTTGACTTCCGAAATGTAGGGTCTAGTCAGACACCTGGTTTAATCGTTATGACAATTGATAATGGTTTAACTCAAGAAACAGACTTAGATGCTAATTTAGACGGCATTGTTGTCATTGTGAATGCTACCCCTGAATCTCAGATGGTAAACAACTTTATTGATGGCGAAGGGGCTCCAATTGTTCTTGCTAACCTTGAATTGAGTGATGCTCACTCAGATGCAAACTCAATTGCTGGAGACGCAAGTTTTGCTGACGGTAAGTTTACCGTTCCTGCTTGGTCATCAGCCGTATTTAATATGGTTCGAGATGGCGAGCGTGGTATGGGTCTACCACAATCTGATAAAGGTGATGTACCGCCAATGGGACTAGCTAAAGTCTATGTGGCTGGTGGTATGAACGGGTGGACAGTAGATGGCACAGAAGCTAGTTATAGCGGTGATGGCATCTATTCAGCAGACGTTGCGTTGTTAGAGTCTCAAGAATACAAATTCACGTTAGGTGATTGGGGTTTAGCGAATTGGGGCTGTGGCGCAAGCAATTGTGCTGTTAACTTTACTCAAGCTGGTTACTACACATTAAGTTTAGATGCGACTGATTCTGCTAATCCTGTTGTTCAAGAGGAGGTGCTAAAAGAAGCGTTTGCTGATATCGCTATGCATATGCCTGGAAGCTTAAATGAATGGTCTCACAACGCTCAATCTTCTATGACATACGTAAATGGTGCTAGCTACACAATTACTTTCACAACGGACTCGGCCGTTAGTTTCAAAATTACTGGCAGTACTTGGGGAACTTACGAGCATGGATATGCTGATGTGAATGTTGCTGAAGGTTCTTTGGCGTTAGCTGATGATAGCGGTAATATTCAATTTACCCCTGCAGCAGCTGGAACTTATGTTCTTACTTTTGATTTAGTTAGTAAAAACATTTCAGTTAACCTACAGCAGTAA
- the carA gene encoding glutamine-hydrolyzing carbamoyl-phosphate synthase small subunit — MSKSALLVLEDGTVFRGTAIGANGSAVGEVVFNTSMTGYQEILTDPSYARQIVTLTYPHIGNYGTTPEDEESNAIHACGLVIRDLPLVASNFRSQQSLSEYLEARNVVGIADIDTRKLTRILREKGAQAGCIVAGEDLDEAQALAEAKAFPGLKGMDLAKEVTTADTYTWAQGSWDLKAGLPADSEDSKFHVVAYDFGVKRNILRMLVDRGCKLTVVPAKTSAEEVLALNPDGIFLSNGPGDPEPCDYAIAATKTFLETDIPVFGICLGHQILALASGAKTVKMKFGHHGGNHPVKDIKHDRVMITAQNHGFAVDEKTLPENLTMTHFSLFDQSLQGIHRTDKPAFSFQGHPEASPGPHDAAPLFDHFIELIEQRLNGQA; from the coding sequence TTGAGCAAATCAGCGCTGCTGGTATTAGAAGACGGTACCGTGTTCCGTGGAACCGCAATCGGAGCCAATGGTTCTGCCGTTGGAGAAGTTGTTTTTAATACTTCGATGACCGGATACCAAGAAATTTTAACTGACCCCTCATATGCTCGCCAAATTGTCACCCTCACTTACCCCCATATCGGAAACTACGGAACCACCCCAGAAGATGAAGAATCGAATGCTATCCACGCTTGTGGTCTAGTTATTCGTGATTTGCCTTTGGTGGCGAGTAATTTCCGTAGCCAACAAAGCTTAAGTGAATATTTGGAAGCAAGAAACGTAGTAGGTATTGCGGATATAGACACCCGCAAGCTAACGCGTATTCTTCGTGAAAAAGGTGCGCAAGCGGGTTGTATTGTAGCGGGTGAAGATTTAGATGAAGCGCAAGCTTTAGCTGAAGCGAAAGCCTTCCCCGGCTTAAAAGGGATGGATCTCGCCAAAGAAGTTACCACGGCTGATACTTACACTTGGGCGCAGGGCTCTTGGGATCTTAAAGCTGGGCTTCCTGCCGATAGTGAAGACAGTAAGTTTCACGTAGTTGCTTATGATTTTGGTGTTAAACGCAATATTTTGCGTATGTTAGTGGACCGTGGTTGTAAACTAACCGTGGTTCCGGCTAAAACATCAGCTGAAGAGGTACTTGCCTTAAACCCTGATGGCATCTTCTTGTCTAATGGCCCTGGCGACCCAGAGCCATGTGATTATGCAATCGCAGCTACCAAAACCTTCCTTGAAACAGATATCCCAGTATTTGGTATTTGTTTAGGTCACCAAATTCTCGCTTTAGCCAGTGGTGCTAAAACAGTGAAAATGAAATTTGGCCATCACGGCGGTAACCATCCGGTTAAAGATATCAAACATGACCGCGTAATGATTACTGCGCAAAACCATGGTTTTGCAGTAGATGAAAAAACCTTGCCAGAAAATCTAACAATGACTCATTTCTCATTGTTCGATCAAAGCTTGCAAGGCATTCATCGTACAGATAAGCCAGCGTTTAGCTTCCAAGGACACCCAGAAGCCAGCCCTGGTCCGCATGATGCAGCGCCATTGTTTGACCACTTCATTGAATTAATTGAGCAGCGCCTTAACGGCCAAGCGTAG
- the carB gene encoding carbamoyl-phosphate synthase large subunit, whose product MPKRSDIKSILILGAGPIVIGQACEFDYSGAQACKALREEGYRVILVNSNPATIMTDPEMADATYIEPIHWEVVERIIEKERPDAVLPTMGGQTALNCALELESKGVLEKYNVEMIGATADAIDKAEDRNRFDQAMKSIGLACPNAGIAHSMEEAYGVLEEVGFPCIIRPSFTMGGTGGGIAYNKEEFDEICARGLDLSPTSELLIDESLIGWKEYEMEVVRDKNDNCIIVCAIENFDPMGVHTGDSITVAPAQTLSDKEYQLMRNASLAVLREIGVETGGSNVQFGICPNTGRMVIIEMNPRVSRSSALASKATGFPIAKIAAKLAVGFTLDELQNDITGGQTPASFEPSIDYVVTKIPRFNFEKFAGANDRLTTQMKSVGEVMAIGRNQQESLQKALRGLEVGVDGFDPIVDLNAPDAMETIRHELQNVGADRIWYIADAFRAGMSVEDVFALTNIDRWFLVQIEDIVLLENQVAKDGVASLDEVTLRKLKRKGFADARLAKLTGVSDKEIRKLRHRLEVLPVYKRVDTCAAEFATDTAYMYSTYDEECEAQPSDKKKIMVLGGGPNRIGQGIEFDYCCVHAALAMREDGYETIMVNCNPETVSTDYDTSDRLYFEPVTLEDVLEIVRVEQPTGVIVQYGGQTPLKLARELEAAGVPIIGTSPDAIDRAEDRERFQVAVDRLKLKQPENDTVSTTEEAVISAERIGYPLVVRPSYVLGGRAMEIVYDEQDLRRYFKEAVSVSNDSPVLLDSFLNDAVEIDIDAICDGKDVVIGGIMEHIEQAGVHSGDSACSLPAYTLSPQIQDRMREQVRALALELGVIGLMNTQFAVKDDEIYLIEVNPRAARTVPFVSKATGVPIAKVAARVMAGISLAEQGITKEIIPPFYSVKEVVLPFNKFHGVDPILGPEMRSTGEVMGVGDTFAEAYAKAELGIGNDGPKGGRVLLSVRNSDKKRVAELAAKLLELGYELDATHGTAVALGEAGINPRLVNKVHEGRPHILDRLKNGEYSYVINTTEGRQSIEDSRQLRRAALAQKVNYTTTLNGAFATCQAHNADDRGTVTSVQDLHKRIS is encoded by the coding sequence ATGCCAAAACGTAGTGATATAAAAAGTATTCTAATATTGGGCGCAGGCCCAATTGTTATCGGCCAGGCTTGTGAATTTGACTATTCTGGCGCTCAGGCTTGTAAAGCCTTGCGTGAAGAAGGTTACCGAGTCATCTTGGTTAACTCTAACCCCGCTACTATTATGACTGACCCAGAGATGGCTGATGCAACTTACATCGAGCCAATTCACTGGGAAGTGGTAGAGCGAATTATTGAAAAAGAACGCCCAGACGCAGTATTGCCAACCATGGGTGGCCAAACCGCATTAAACTGTGCGCTAGAGCTTGAAAGCAAAGGCGTGCTAGAGAAATACAATGTTGAAATGATTGGTGCGACGGCTGATGCGATCGATAAAGCAGAAGATCGTAATCGTTTCGACCAAGCAATGAAAAGCATTGGCTTAGCTTGTCCAAATGCGGGCATTGCTCACTCAATGGAAGAAGCCTACGGCGTATTAGAAGAAGTTGGTTTCCCATGTATTATCCGACCTTCTTTCACTATGGGCGGCACCGGTGGCGGTATTGCTTATAACAAAGAAGAGTTTGATGAGATTTGTGCCCGCGGCCTAGATCTTTCACCAACCAGCGAGCTGTTGATTGATGAAAGCTTAATCGGTTGGAAAGAGTACGAGATGGAAGTGGTACGTGATAAAAACGATAACTGTATTATCGTTTGTGCCATCGAAAACTTCGACCCAATGGGTGTACACACTGGTGACTCAATTACTGTAGCACCAGCGCAAACCTTGTCAGACAAAGAATACCAATTGATGCGTAATGCATCGCTTGCAGTTCTGCGCGAGATTGGTGTTGAAACAGGTGGTTCTAACGTACAGTTTGGTATTTGTCCAAATACTGGCCGTATGGTTATCATCGAGATGAACCCGCGAGTATCTCGTTCATCTGCACTAGCATCTAAAGCGACTGGTTTCCCAATTGCTAAAATTGCAGCTAAATTGGCAGTAGGCTTTACCCTTGATGAATTGCAAAACGACATTACTGGTGGCCAAACACCTGCTTCGTTTGAGCCTTCAATCGACTATGTTGTAACAAAAATCCCTCGCTTCAACTTCGAGAAATTTGCTGGTGCTAACGATCGCCTAACCACTCAAATGAAGTCGGTGGGTGAAGTTATGGCGATTGGTCGTAACCAACAAGAGTCACTACAAAAAGCCTTGCGTGGTTTAGAAGTGGGTGTAGACGGCTTCGATCCAATTGTTGACCTAAATGCACCTGATGCAATGGAAACCATTCGTCACGAACTACAAAATGTCGGTGCAGACCGTATTTGGTATATCGCTGATGCTTTCCGTGCAGGCATGTCTGTTGAAGATGTATTTGCCTTAACCAATATCGATCGCTGGTTCTTGGTACAAATCGAAGACATTGTATTGTTAGAAAACCAAGTAGCTAAAGACGGCGTAGCCAGTTTAGATGAAGTAACACTACGTAAGCTAAAGCGTAAAGGTTTCGCCGATGCTCGTTTAGCTAAATTAACCGGTGTATCGGATAAAGAAATCCGTAAGTTACGCCATCGTTTAGAAGTGCTGCCAGTATACAAACGAGTGGACACCTGTGCCGCTGAATTTGCTACCGACACAGCTTACATGTATTCAACTTACGATGAAGAGTGTGAAGCTCAACCATCTGATAAGAAGAAAATCATGGTGTTGGGCGGCGGACCTAACCGTATTGGTCAAGGTATCGAGTTTGACTACTGTTGTGTACACGCTGCGCTAGCGATGCGTGAAGACGGTTACGAAACCATTATGGTTAACTGTAACCCAGAAACCGTTTCAACAGACTATGACACCTCAGACCGTTTGTACTTTGAACCGGTAACGCTTGAAGACGTACTAGAGATTGTGCGTGTAGAACAGCCAACCGGTGTTATTGTTCAATATGGTGGCCAAACACCACTTAAGCTGGCGCGTGAATTAGAAGCGGCTGGCGTGCCAATTATTGGTACGTCTCCAGATGCGATTGACCGCGCTGAAGACCGTGAACGTTTCCAAGTTGCAGTTGATCGCTTGAAGCTTAAGCAACCAGAAAACGATACAGTTTCAACTACAGAAGAAGCTGTTATCTCAGCAGAGCGTATCGGTTATCCATTGGTTGTTCGTCCATCTTATGTACTAGGTGGCCGTGCAATGGAAATTGTTTACGATGAGCAAGATTTACGTCGCTACTTTAAAGAGGCTGTAAGTGTGTCTAACGACTCACCGGTTCTTTTAGATAGCTTCCTAAATGATGCGGTTGAAATTGACATCGATGCTATCTGTGATGGCAAGGATGTGGTTATCGGCGGCATTATGGAGCACATCGAGCAAGCGGGCGTTCACTCTGGTGATTCGGCCTGTTCATTGCCTGCTTATACGCTAAGCCCACAAATTCAAGATCGTATGCGTGAGCAAGTTCGTGCGCTAGCCTTAGAATTAGGTGTAATTGGTTTAATGAACACCCAGTTTGCAGTTAAAGATGACGAGATTTACTTAATTGAAGTAAATCCACGTGCTGCACGTACTGTACCGTTTGTATCTAAGGCTACCGGTGTGCCTATTGCCAAGGTGGCAGCACGCGTAATGGCGGGTATTTCTTTAGCCGAGCAGGGAATCACAAAAGAGATTATTCCACCGTTTTACTCGGTTAAAGAAGTGGTATTACCGTTTAACAAATTCCATGGTGTAGACCCAATCTTAGGCCCAGAAATGCGCTCTACCGGTGAAGTGATGGGAGTAGGTGATACGTTTGCTGAAGCCTACGCTAAAGCTGAACTAGGTATTGGTAACGATGGCCCTAAAGGTGGTCGAGTATTGCTATCGGTTCGTAACTCAGATAAGAAGCGTGTAGCAGAGCTAGCTGCTAAGTTGCTTGAACTTGGCTACGAATTAGATGCTACTCACGGTACCGCAGTTGCTTTAGGTGAAGCAGGCATAAACCCTCGCTTGGTGAACAAGGTTCATGAAGGTCGCCCGCATATTCTTGACCGTTTGAAAAACGGTGAATATAGCTACGTGATTAACACTACTGAAGGTCGTCAATCTATTGAAGATTCACGTCAATTGCGTAGAGCTGCGTTAGCGCAAAAAGTTAATTACACGACTACGCTTAACGGTGCCTTTGCGACTTGCCAGGCTCATAATGCTGATGATCGCGGCACTGTGACTTCTGTTCAAGATTTGCATAAACGTATCAGCTAA
- the greA gene encoding transcription elongation factor GreA, whose amino-acid sequence MKPVPMTVRGETQLREELEHLKTVVRPKIIDDIAVAREHGDLKENAEYHAAREQQGFCEGRIQDIEGKLSNVQVIDVTKMTNNGKVIFGCTVTLLNLDTDKEVTYCIVGDDEADIKQNRISVNSPIARGLIGKNVEDEVTVVTPGGEVEYEIVAVEYI is encoded by the coding sequence ATGAAACCAGTTCCTATGACGGTGCGTGGCGAAACGCAATTACGTGAAGAGTTAGAGCATTTAAAAACAGTGGTTCGTCCAAAAATTATTGACGATATCGCGGTAGCTCGTGAGCATGGCGATCTTAAAGAAAACGCTGAATACCACGCTGCACGAGAGCAGCAAGGTTTTTGTGAAGGGCGTATTCAAGATATTGAAGGTAAGTTAAGTAACGTTCAAGTTATTGATGTGACCAAAATGACCAACAACGGTAAGGTGATTTTCGGTTGTACAGTTACCTTGTTAAACCTTGACACAGATAAAGAGGTGACCTATTGCATTGTGGGTGATGATGAAGCCGACATTAAGCAAAATCGTATTTCGGTCAACTCGCCAATTGCTCGTGGACTCATTGGTAAAAACGTAGAAGATGAAGTCACTGTGGTTACACCAGGTGGTGAAGTTGAGTACGAAATTGTAGCGGTTGAATATATTTAG
- a CDS encoding HAD family hydrolase, which yields MLAIDYAKYDAFIFDMDGTLVDSMPAHLAAWEEALNKQGLPVHINFVADRGGMPTLKIAEQYQQHYQVDIDGPKLLNDKRAGFDALWHKVERIPASCEVLAEFASSKKLGLGTGAERVNMDRITNNLKLTDYFQAMVCAEDVAAHKPEPDTFLQVAQRLNVEPKRCLVFEDTPFGIQAAHNAGMDCVVVKNFQLAEFLPLA from the coding sequence TTGTTAGCGATAGATTACGCAAAGTATGACGCCTTCATTTTTGATATGGACGGCACCTTAGTTGACTCAATGCCTGCACACTTAGCAGCTTGGGAAGAAGCCTTAAACAAGCAAGGTTTGCCTGTTCACATTAATTTTGTAGCAGACCGCGGCGGTATGCCAACACTCAAAATTGCAGAACAATATCAGCAACATTACCAAGTAGATATCGACGGCCCAAAGCTATTGAACGATAAACGCGCGGGGTTTGATGCGTTGTGGCATAAGGTTGAGAGGATACCTGCAAGCTGTGAGGTACTGGCTGAATTCGCAAGCAGCAAAAAGCTGGGTTTAGGCACTGGCGCTGAACGCGTTAACATGGATCGAATTACCAATAATCTTAAGCTTACTGACTATTTTCAGGCTATGGTGTGCGCTGAAGACGTGGCTGCGCACAAGCCGGAACCGGACACCTTTCTGCAAGTAGCGCAACGTTTAAACGTTGAGCCAAAGCGCTGTTTAGTGTTTGAAGACACTCCTTTTGGTATTCAAGCCGCGCATAATGCGGGAATGGATTGTGTAGTTGTGAAAAATTTCCAATTGGCTGAGTTTTTGCCCTTGGCATAA
- the yhbY gene encoding ribosome assembly RNA-binding protein YhbY gives MQLTNKQKQHLKSLAHNLKPVVMLGSNGLTEGILAEIEVAIAHHELIKVKIATDDREMKQLIADTIVDKVSAVKVQVIGHILIIYRPSEDKKIELPRK, from the coding sequence ATGCAACTAACTAACAAACAAAAACAGCACCTGAAATCCTTGGCTCATAACCTAAAGCCAGTGGTAATGCTTGGCTCAAATGGATTGACCGAAGGAATTTTGGCAGAAATAGAAGTCGCCATTGCTCATCATGAATTGATTAAGGTAAAAATTGCTACCGATGATCGTGAAATGAAACAGCTTATTGCCGATACCATTGTAGATAAAGTTTCAGCGGTAAAGGTTCAGGTGATTGGCCATATATTAATTATCTATCGCCCGAGTGAAGATAAAAAGATTGAATTACCACGCAAATAA
- the rlmE gene encoding 23S rRNA (uridine(2552)-2'-O)-methyltransferase RlmE has product MTNKKHTASSKRWLTEHFDDHYVQKAQKLGLRSRAVFKIEEIQNKDKLLKPGMTVVDLGAAPGGWSQYCVEQVGLDGHVIACDILPMDPIAGVDFLCGDFREEEVLNALLERVGEKKVDVVLSDMAPNMSGNNNVDQSRAMYLVELALDMCREVLAPKGSFAVKVFQGEGFDQYLQQVRSMFTSVKTRKPDSSRARSREVYIVASGFKL; this is encoded by the coding sequence GTGACCAATAAAAAACATACTGCCAGCTCTAAGCGCTGGTTAACTGAACATTTTGACGACCACTATGTGCAAAAAGCCCAAAAGCTTGGCTTGCGTTCAAGAGCGGTATTTAAAATTGAAGAAATTCAAAATAAAGACAAGTTGTTAAAACCGGGCATGACTGTGGTAGACCTTGGCGCTGCGCCTGGTGGTTGGTCACAATACTGCGTGGAGCAAGTGGGTTTAGATGGTCATGTGATAGCTTGTGACATTCTACCTATGGACCCAATCGCTGGCGTGGATTTTCTTTGTGGCGATTTTCGCGAAGAAGAAGTGCTAAACGCTTTGCTTGAGCGAGTAGGTGAGAAGAAAGTGGATGTTGTGTTGTCAGATATGGCACCCAACATGAGTGGCAACAATAATGTTGACCAATCACGTGCAATGTATTTAGTTGAACTAGCATTAGATATGTGTCGTGAAGTGCTTGCGCCAAAAGGCAGCTTCGCAGTAAAGGTATTCCAAGGCGAAGGCTTTGATCAATATCTCCAACAAGTACGTTCTATGTTTACCAGTGTGAAAACTCGTAAGCCAGATTCCTCAAGGGCTCGCTCTCGAGAAGTCTATATAGTGGCTAGTGGCTTTAAACTATAG